One genomic window of Ziziphus jujuba cultivar Dongzao chromosome 4, ASM3175591v1 includes the following:
- the LOC107403814 gene encoding protein kinase PVPK-1-like isoform X1 → MGLSADSCACPVSPMESLSHGADSSLKIQNSASVIDNNPPSTSGTHHPSRAPSPKQSRNEGDSSTFYATIQSNVTKTVCSSNGSVINQISSYKVADNNMLHKELPNMAKYSNNACKGKSEFGGQKNVLNNSEEPQKSVSTVERKSCIKYPVDDLKKCDPSGLQESEPFASGACKGSSGQINCQSTSQSVVTFCPSPQNSLYSATLYSEAKESFTNTEVSEYASSVEKSGESGEVTNSCEFIESRKTSICRGSTGSDLSDESSSSSLSSAMYKPHKANDIRWEAIQAIRSRDGMLGLNHFKLLRRLGCGDIGSVYLSELNSTRTHFAMKVMDKAALASRKKLLRAQTEREILQSLDHPFLPTLYTHFETEKFSCLVMEFCPGGDLHALRQRQPGKYFPEHAARFYVAEVLLALEYLHMLGIIYRDLKPENVLVREDGHIMLSDFDLSLRCAVSPTLVRSSNSALETKNSAYCAQPACIEPTCVMQPDCITPACFAPRFFSSKPKKEKKTKPKNEICHQVTPLPELIAEPTSARSMSFVGTHEYLAPEIIKGEGHGSAVDWWTFGIFLYELLFGKTPFKGAGNRATLFNVVGQPLRFPESPTVSFAARDLIRGLLVKEPQHRLAYRRGATEVKQHPFFQSVNWALIRCTNPPEVPRQYMMDIPRTDAAKQPVNGKVPGVDVKPSGNYLEIDFF, encoded by the exons ATGGGTCTCTCTGCAGATTCT TGTGCATGTCCCGTTTCTCCCATGGAGTCACTTTCTCATGGTGCTGATTCTTCATTGAAGATTCAGAATTCAGCATCTGTAATAGACAACAACCCTCCTTCCACAAGTGGGACTCATCATCCTTCTCGGGCTCCATCTCCTAAACAATCTAGAAATGAAGGGGATTCTTCCACATTCTATGCGACAATCCAGAGTAATGTTACAAAAACAGTTTGCAGCTCGAATGGTTCTGTAATTAATCAGATAAGTTCCTACAAAGTAGCTGATAACAATATGCTGCACAAAGAATTACCCAATATGGCTAAATACTCCAACAATGCATGTAAGGGGAAGTCTGAATTTGGAGGCCAGAAAAATGTTCTTAATAACTCAGAAGAACCTCAGAAGAGTGTCTCCACAGTGGAAAGGAAATCTTGCATCAAGTATCCCGTTGATGATTTGAAGAAGTGTGATCCAAGTGGCTTGCAGGAATCTGAACCATTTGCATCAGGAGCATGTAAAGGAAGTTCTGGGCAAATAAATTGCCAATCAACATCTCAATCGGTGGTAACTTTTTGTCCAAGTCCTCAGAACAGTTTATACTCAGCCACTCTGTATTCAGAAGCCAAAGAAAGTTTCACCAACACAGAAGTCAGTGAATATGCAAGTAGTGTTGAGAAGTCTGGTGAAAGCGGCGAAGTGACCAATTCTTGTGAGTTCATTGAGAGTAGGAAGACTAGCATCTGTAGAGGTAGCACTGGCAGCGATTTAAGTGACGAAAGCAGTTCCAGCAGTTTGAGCAGTGCCATGTACAAGCCCCACAAGGCAAATGATATAAGATGGGAAGCAATTCAAGCAATCCGATCTCGAGATGGGATGCTGGGGTTGAATCATTTCAAGTTGTTAAGAAGACTTGGATGTGGAGATATAGGAAGTGTTTATTTATCTGAGCTGAATAGCACAAGAACTCATTTTGCCATGAAGGTTATGGATAAAGCAGCTCTGGCAAGTCGTAAAAAACTTCTGAGGGCTCAGACAGAAAGAGAGATACTGCAATCTCTGGATCATCCATTCTTACCCACATTATATACGCATTTTGAAACAGAAAAATTTTCTTGCTTGGTGATGGAGTTTTGTCCCGGTGGTGATTTGCATGCACTAAGGCAAAGACAACCTGGGAAGTATTTTCCAGAGCATGCTGCCCG GTTTTATGTGGCTGAAGTTCTCCTTGCTTTGGAGTATTTGCACATGCTTGGTATTATTTACAGAGATCTTAAACCAGAGAATGTTTTAGTGAGGGAAGATGGGCATATTATGCTTTCAGATTTTGATCTCTCTCTAAGATGTGCCGTATCCCCTACTCTAGTAAGATCATCAAACTCAGCCTTGGAGACAAAGAACTCAGCATACTGTGCTCAGCCTGCATGCATTGAGCCAACTTGTGTGATGCAGCCAGATTGCATCACACCTGCATGCTTTGCACCACGCTTCTTTTCAAGTaaaccaaagaaagaaaagaagaccaAACCAAAGAATGAAATATGTCATCAAGTGACCCCTCTTCCCGAGCTTATTGCCGAACCCACAAGCGCTCGATCGATGTCTTTTGTTGGGACACATGAATACTTGGCACCCGAGATCATTAAAGGTGAAGGCCATGGCAGTGCTGTGGATTGGTGGACATTTGGGATCTTTCTCTATGAGCTTTTGTTTGGTAAAACTCCATTCAAAGGAGCCGGGAATCGTGCTACTCTGTTCAATGTGGTTGGTCAGCCTTTAAGATTTCCAGAGTCCCCGACAGTGAGCTTTGCTGCAAGGGACTTGATCAGAGGTTTACTTGTGAAAGAGCCACAGCATCGCCTTGCTTATAGGCGAGGTGCTACAGAAGTGAAACAGCATCCATTCTTTCAGAGTGTGAACTGGGCGCTAATTCGCTGTACAAATCCGCCGGAGGTGCCTAGACAATACATGATGGATATCCCGAGAACAGATGCTGCAAAACAACCCGTAAATGGTAAAGTTCCTGGTGTCGATGTGAAGCCTTCTGGTAATTATTTAGAGATCGATTTCTTCTAA
- the LOC107403814 gene encoding protein kinase PVPK-1-like isoform X2, protein MESLSHGADSSLKIQNSASVIDNNPPSTSGTHHPSRAPSPKQSRNEGDSSTFYATIQSNVTKTVCSSNGSVINQISSYKVADNNMLHKELPNMAKYSNNACKGKSEFGGQKNVLNNSEEPQKSVSTVERKSCIKYPVDDLKKCDPSGLQESEPFASGACKGSSGQINCQSTSQSVVTFCPSPQNSLYSATLYSEAKESFTNTEVSEYASSVEKSGESGEVTNSCEFIESRKTSICRGSTGSDLSDESSSSSLSSAMYKPHKANDIRWEAIQAIRSRDGMLGLNHFKLLRRLGCGDIGSVYLSELNSTRTHFAMKVMDKAALASRKKLLRAQTEREILQSLDHPFLPTLYTHFETEKFSCLVMEFCPGGDLHALRQRQPGKYFPEHAARFYVAEVLLALEYLHMLGIIYRDLKPENVLVREDGHIMLSDFDLSLRCAVSPTLVRSSNSALETKNSAYCAQPACIEPTCVMQPDCITPACFAPRFFSSKPKKEKKTKPKNEICHQVTPLPELIAEPTSARSMSFVGTHEYLAPEIIKGEGHGSAVDWWTFGIFLYELLFGKTPFKGAGNRATLFNVVGQPLRFPESPTVSFAARDLIRGLLVKEPQHRLAYRRGATEVKQHPFFQSVNWALIRCTNPPEVPRQYMMDIPRTDAAKQPVNGKVPGVDVKPSGNYLEIDFF, encoded by the exons ATGGAGTCACTTTCTCATGGTGCTGATTCTTCATTGAAGATTCAGAATTCAGCATCTGTAATAGACAACAACCCTCCTTCCACAAGTGGGACTCATCATCCTTCTCGGGCTCCATCTCCTAAACAATCTAGAAATGAAGGGGATTCTTCCACATTCTATGCGACAATCCAGAGTAATGTTACAAAAACAGTTTGCAGCTCGAATGGTTCTGTAATTAATCAGATAAGTTCCTACAAAGTAGCTGATAACAATATGCTGCACAAAGAATTACCCAATATGGCTAAATACTCCAACAATGCATGTAAGGGGAAGTCTGAATTTGGAGGCCAGAAAAATGTTCTTAATAACTCAGAAGAACCTCAGAAGAGTGTCTCCACAGTGGAAAGGAAATCTTGCATCAAGTATCCCGTTGATGATTTGAAGAAGTGTGATCCAAGTGGCTTGCAGGAATCTGAACCATTTGCATCAGGAGCATGTAAAGGAAGTTCTGGGCAAATAAATTGCCAATCAACATCTCAATCGGTGGTAACTTTTTGTCCAAGTCCTCAGAACAGTTTATACTCAGCCACTCTGTATTCAGAAGCCAAAGAAAGTTTCACCAACACAGAAGTCAGTGAATATGCAAGTAGTGTTGAGAAGTCTGGTGAAAGCGGCGAAGTGACCAATTCTTGTGAGTTCATTGAGAGTAGGAAGACTAGCATCTGTAGAGGTAGCACTGGCAGCGATTTAAGTGACGAAAGCAGTTCCAGCAGTTTGAGCAGTGCCATGTACAAGCCCCACAAGGCAAATGATATAAGATGGGAAGCAATTCAAGCAATCCGATCTCGAGATGGGATGCTGGGGTTGAATCATTTCAAGTTGTTAAGAAGACTTGGATGTGGAGATATAGGAAGTGTTTATTTATCTGAGCTGAATAGCACAAGAACTCATTTTGCCATGAAGGTTATGGATAAAGCAGCTCTGGCAAGTCGTAAAAAACTTCTGAGGGCTCAGACAGAAAGAGAGATACTGCAATCTCTGGATCATCCATTCTTACCCACATTATATACGCATTTTGAAACAGAAAAATTTTCTTGCTTGGTGATGGAGTTTTGTCCCGGTGGTGATTTGCATGCACTAAGGCAAAGACAACCTGGGAAGTATTTTCCAGAGCATGCTGCCCG GTTTTATGTGGCTGAAGTTCTCCTTGCTTTGGAGTATTTGCACATGCTTGGTATTATTTACAGAGATCTTAAACCAGAGAATGTTTTAGTGAGGGAAGATGGGCATATTATGCTTTCAGATTTTGATCTCTCTCTAAGATGTGCCGTATCCCCTACTCTAGTAAGATCATCAAACTCAGCCTTGGAGACAAAGAACTCAGCATACTGTGCTCAGCCTGCATGCATTGAGCCAACTTGTGTGATGCAGCCAGATTGCATCACACCTGCATGCTTTGCACCACGCTTCTTTTCAAGTaaaccaaagaaagaaaagaagaccaAACCAAAGAATGAAATATGTCATCAAGTGACCCCTCTTCCCGAGCTTATTGCCGAACCCACAAGCGCTCGATCGATGTCTTTTGTTGGGACACATGAATACTTGGCACCCGAGATCATTAAAGGTGAAGGCCATGGCAGTGCTGTGGATTGGTGGACATTTGGGATCTTTCTCTATGAGCTTTTGTTTGGTAAAACTCCATTCAAAGGAGCCGGGAATCGTGCTACTCTGTTCAATGTGGTTGGTCAGCCTTTAAGATTTCCAGAGTCCCCGACAGTGAGCTTTGCTGCAAGGGACTTGATCAGAGGTTTACTTGTGAAAGAGCCACAGCATCGCCTTGCTTATAGGCGAGGTGCTACAGAAGTGAAACAGCATCCATTCTTTCAGAGTGTGAACTGGGCGCTAATTCGCTGTACAAATCCGCCGGAGGTGCCTAGACAATACATGATGGATATCCCGAGAACAGATGCTGCAAAACAACCCGTAAATGGTAAAGTTCCTGGTGTCGATGTGAAGCCTTCTGGTAATTATTTAGAGATCGATTTCTTCTAA
- the LOC107415308 gene encoding altered inheritance of mitochondria protein 32, with protein MRFTGQYYRSLISAAHHCFFPLTHISNFSKPLLLVPFSPGLTARFLHRQQTQSFSMASDNLAALSADDEQYGFRRPEMYQSNLAGTVDPYDRHVFLRYKSPESWASRVEASDSDPLPKLLASALKARKNDTTVKTKLTVCEGSDETDGDVLIFPEMIKCRGLKDSDVDGFVEDVLVNGKPWTSGVQEVLSGSYIFVCAHGSRDRRCGVCGPVLIEKLNEEIGFRGLNDQIFVSACSHVGGHKYAGNLIIFSPRPDGSITGHWYGYVTPEDVPELLDQHIGKGEIIERLWRGQLGKSSEESDKANDQKLPNGEEIKSKENHKDGGIQNNKENFAGCCQGANGFTCCRDGSSEESSKSEEKKLKDNVEASGKEGPLCKLSAWVGTWEQTDVLAAAAVVGAVATVAVAYSYYRRSG; from the exons ATGCGTTTCACTGGCCAATACTACCGGTCCCTGATATCAGCTGCCCACCATTGCTTCTTTCCTCTGACTCACATTTCCAACTTCTCAAAACCTCTCCTTCTCGTTCCTTTTTCACCAGGACTCACTGCTCGTTTTCTGCACCGCCAACAAACCCAATCCTTTTCCATGGCTTCCGATAACCTCGCAGCCTTGTCGGCCGACGACGAGCAGTACGGCTTCCGCCGTCCTGAGATGTACCAGAGCAACCTCGCCGGTACTGTCGATCCCTACGACCGCCACGTGTTTCTCCGTTACAAGAGCCCCGAGTCTTGGGCTTCGCGTGTTGAGGCCTCAGATTCCGATCCGCTTCCGAAACTCCTCGCTTCGGCTCTCAAAGCTCGGAAGAACGATACCACCGTCAAG ACGAAGCTGACAGTATGCGAGGGAAGCGATGAGACTGATGGAGACGTGCTGATTTTCCCCGAAATGATCAAATGCAG GGGTTTGAAGGACTCAGATGTGGATGGCTTTGTTGAGGATGTCCTTGTGAATGGTAAGCCATGGACTTCTGGAGTGCAGGAAGTGTTAAGTGGCTCATACATATTTGTGTGTGCCCATGGAAGTCGCGATCGAAGATGCGGTGTATGCGGTCCAGTTCTCATTGAAAAGCTCAATGAGGAGATTGGGTTTCGTGGATTGAATGATCAGATTTTTGTAAGTGCCTGCTCTCATGTTGGTGGACATAAATATGCTGGGAACTTGATTATCTTTAGTCCACGTCCAGACGGGAGTATAACTGGCCACTG GTATGGTTATGTCACTCCTGAGGATGTGCCTGAATTGCTTGATCAGCATATTGGGAAGGGAGAAATTATAGAACGCCTTTGGAG GGGGCAATTGGGGAAATCCTCTGAGGAAAGTGATAAAGCTAATGACCAGAAGCTTCCTAATGGAGAGGAAATTAAAAGCAAGGAGAATCATAAAGATGGTGGCATTCAGAACAATAAGGAGAATTTTGCGGGCTGTTGCCAGGGTGCTAATGGGTTTACTTGTTGCAGAGATGGAAGTTCGGAGGAGAGCAGCAAAAGTGAAGAAAAGAAGCTGAAAGACAATGTGGAAGCGTCTGGCAAAGAAGGGCCACTGTGCAAACTTTCTGCCTGGGTAGGTACATGGGAACAAACTGATGTccttgctgctgctgctgtggTTGGAGCTGTAGCTACAGTGGCTGTGGCTTATAGCTATTATAGGAGATCAGGCTGA
- the LOC107415325 gene encoding U-box domain-containing protein 7 — MEKTVEENLFNGEREAQIQAATELANLSSKQKHKLAERGVIVPLLSMLHSQNYEAIEAALFALLSLAFGSERTKCRIVKSGAVPVLLNLLQCRNKSLMELSVAAMLILSSCKANKLPIASSGAIEILVEFINENYSNDNDMNNTISTQAKLDAISTLHNLSTCHQIIPSFVSSGLVFSLLQLIHSSDKSCELVNKAIALLEDIVSLSENALQQTAGTASAIRALVETIEEGSPQCREHAVRILLFICQSCREKYRGLILREGVMPGLLQLSVDGTWRARNTARELLLLLRDCSKYSSRNKQSKHELIEQIMQEIDAEEERVVETTTLRLVEEMIAKLST; from the exons ATGGAGAAAACAGTAGAGGAAAATCTTTTCAATGGTGAGAGAGAAGCACAGATTCAGGCTGCAACTGAACTTGCTAATCTAAGTAGTAAACAGAAGCACAAGCTAGCAGAAAGAGGTGTGATTGTACCCTTGCTTTCTATGCTTCATTCTCAAAATTACGAAGCCATCGAAGCGGCTCTGTTTGCTCTGCTCAGTCTTGCCTTTGGCAGTGAACG GACCAAGTGTCGGATTGTGAAATCTGGGGCCGTACCTGTTTTGCTAAATCTCCTTCAGTGCCGAAACAAGTCACTGATGGAGCTCTCAGTAGCAGCCATGTTGATCCTCTCATCTTGCAAGGCAAACAAGCTGCCAATTGCTTCATCTGGGGCAATTGAAATCTTGGTTGAATTTATAAATGAAAACTATTCTAACGATAATGATATGAACAACACCATCAGTACGCAAGCCAAACTTGATGCCATTTCCACTCTTCACAATCTCTCCACTTGCCATCAGATAATTCCATCATTTGTCTCTTCTGGTTTAGTATTTTCCTTGCTTCAGCTCATTCACAGCTCGGACAAATCATGCGAGTTGGTTAACAAGGCAATTGCGCTGCTAGAAGATATTGTTTCTTTATCAGAAAATGCGCTTCAGCAAACTGCTGGTACAGCCAGTGCAATTCGAGCACTGGTTGAGACAATTGAAGAGGGTTCTCCACAATGCAGAGAACACGCAGTGAGAATCTTGCTGTTTATATGCCAGAGCTGCAGAGAAAAATATCGAGGATTGATATTAAGGGAAGGAGTGATGCCTGGGCTGCTTCAGTTGAGTGTGGATGGAACATGGAGAGCTAGAAATACAGCTCGAGAATTATTGTTGCTTTTGAGGGATTGCTCGAAATACAGTTCAAGAAACAAACAATCAAAGCATGAACTGATAGAGCAGattatgcaagaaattgatgcAGAAGAAGAGAGAGTTGTGGAAACAACAACACTCAGATTGGTGGAGGAGATGATTGCAAAGCTCAGTACATGA